The stretch of DNA GCGCTGAATTGATCGTAATCCCGGCATGGCCTTCGCAAATTATGAAATCCAGACGCTAATATAGGCGAGTGAGATAACAGAAGGAATATCAGATGTCAGAGCAGGGCGGTAAAGTCATAGAGCTACCAATCAGACCTCGGGTCCAAGAATCGAAGAATGGGGTTTCTCTGAAATCCTCCAATTTTGAATTGAAACAGCACCGAAGAAAGATTCTAACTTCGGTTTCGATTGTGTCCATCGTATTAGGGGTAACCATGGTAAATAAAGTTCTCCTTGATCGACCGGGATCGGATTCTGGTTCTTTGCGTCCTTCTAGCCCTTCTCGTTCTATTGCAAGCCTTGGAGAAATAGATAGTTCCAAAAATCGCGATTGGACCTGGGAGCGCAAAATGACAAATCAGCTCATTGAATCGGGCTCGGTGGTACTGGCGGATATTCAGGTACATCAATTTACGGAGGAACTGGTGGAATCGGTGGATCATTATTAAGTAATAGAGGCGGTGGTGGTGGTGGCGGTGCAGGTTATTATGGGGGGATTGGTGGCATTTGCCCAAACAGTGGGCTTAATTCTGGCGAAGGTGGAATCGGTGGATCTTCATATAAAGATGTGTCCGTTTTAAATTCTGCTGTAACCGCAGGCAGCGGCATAAATCCGGGGGCTTCTTCAGATTCTGATTATGTTTCACCATACGGAAGATCACAGAACAACGGAAGAATGATTATTTATTGGGGCTATTAGATAACTTTGGTAATGAGAGATATTTCTGTCCCGTCTCACGTAACGGGACCGGTATGACGCAGACAAATCTCACACAAGTGGACCGGTTATGTGGGGTCAAAATCTCATATACTTGGACCGGCCAAATGCTTAAAAATTAGGCATAGAAACATCCACCTGAACTTCATGCAAGAATGACCCCTAAAAGGGAGGAAGCATGAAGCGAAAAAGGAACTCGATTTTAGGGAGAATCACGGTGGATCGAAAAATTGTCGAACAGTTTCGAGCGGGCCAATCGGCTTCGCAAATTTCCAATCAACTCTCCAAAGGCAAAGGCTATGTGATCAAGGTCCGAGGCCTTGCGGTGGAGTACGGATTCTTAGAACAGATCAGTACAGAGCCAAAACTCTTTCGGTCGACTGATAGGAAATTGCCGAATTATCCCGAGGCCCTTTTTCCGATCATAGATCTCCGCAAGTCGAAACCAGCAGAAGCCGACGCTCTGCTCGATCCGCACAAGAATTGGATCTTGGAGCGACTCCATCTGGGTTGGTCACCACAGACAATCTTCGAAGAGATTCCGGTGTCGATTCCACGTGCAAGTTTTTACCGCTATCTTGAGAGGCAGCATTTTCAGTCCGACCGTCTGCTTCGGGGCTCATCACCTGAAATCATTCACGCCCCCGGGGAATGCTTGCAGGTGGACTGGGCGAAGGCTCTCGATGTGATAGATCAGGACGGTCGCAAACGTGCCATATGGGCCTTTATCGGGATTTTGGGTCACAGTCGGTACACGATGGTTCGAGTGATGGACAAGTGCGATTTTGTGACAACGGTGAAAGCGATCCAATCAATGCTCTTTGAGGTTGGTGGGGTTCCAAGGAAAATCACCTCTGACAATCCAAAGGTATTCGTGAATCGTGCCTCGGAGCATGAGCCGATTTTGAATGCCGGTTACGAGAGATTTGCATCGCATACCGGTTTTACGATAGAGGCCCTCCCTCCGGCGGATCCACAGAAGAAGGGCAAGGTTGAACGTACGGTGCAATTGGTTCGGCGGCTTTTTGAGTCCTTTGATTTGAAGGAATTTTCAATCGAGAAAGCCCAAAGCCATATTGATTTGAAAATGAAGATTGCCAACTGTCGCAAGCACGGCACTCATGGCGAGAAGCCTGTGGAGGTTTTTGAGAATCAGGAACAAAAGACATTGCGTGACTTGCCCCAGGTTCCTTATGAGATCGAGACCATTTTGAATGGATTTGTTCGCCGTGATGGATATGTGAGGTTTTTGAATAAATACTATCGAGTTGACTTGAGGTTGTCGGGCCAGAGTGTGACTTTGATTGGTAACGGAGAAAAGCTTTCGATTTACTGCGCTGGGAGGCTACTGGAAGTCTATGATGTAATCAAAGACAAGTTCCAGCGCCAGGCGTGCAAGGATCACTACAAATCCTCGAACGAAACGAATTTGCAGAATCACGCCCATTACATCAAGCAGGCAGAGGCTATCGGCGGCAATGTCGCTCGAATGATCCAGATCATTTTATCGAGGGGGGAAGGTTTTGTAGACACTCGGGTGGTCTGGGGAATCCTGACGTTGAACAAGAAATACCAGAATGCCTTGATCGACAAGGCCTGTGCGTCTGCAATTGAAATCAGTTCGATCAGTTTTCGCACGGTCCACTCGTTTTTGAAGATGACACCAAAAGTAAAAATGGAGACTGAAAATTTTAATACAACGGGCGGCAAGTTCACAAGGCCGATGAGTGAGTATAGGGCTCACTTACGGGTCGTGAAATGATGTGGCCAAAACCAAGAGGGAGCGTGGAGTGAGCATAGAAACAATCCGTCAGCAACTGACGATGCTAAGGCTACCGTCGGCAGCTGAGAATTTAGAGTCGGTTTTGGCAGCCAGAAAAATCAAGTCCGATTTTTCCTGGCTGACGACATTGTTTGAGCATGAGCTGAATACGCGCAAGGAAAACGCGATTGAACGTAGGATTAAAAAGGCGACATTCCCAGAGAGGAGAACATTGGAGCAGTTCAATTGGAGTTTTAACAAGAGGATCAATCGCGAGAAGATCGAAGAGCTTTCGAGTTGCAAGTTCGTAGAGGAAAATGAAATTGCATTGTTGCTTGGAAGTCCAGGAACTGGCAAAACCCACTGCGCAATTGCATTAGGCATGAAAGCCGCAGCACTGGGCCACAGTGTGTTTTGTTCGAGCGTAAAAAGACTCAGTGCCAAGATCCGGATGGCCCGGGAGCGGAACACTTTGGATAAATTGTTCAAACAAATTTTGACGTCCAAACTTTGGATCCTTGACGACTGGGGCGTAGTGACGATGCCACGGGATGTGAGTGAAGAGATATTTGATCTCTTTGATCGACGCAAATACAACTCGGCGATGATCTTGACCAGCAACCGAGATGTCGAAGAATGGCCACAAGTCTTTAGTGATCCGATCCTAGCCAATGCGGCGATCGATCGGATGTTTGAGCAGGCTAAAATCGTGGTATTTGAGGGTCCAAGTTACCGCATGAAAGGACGAATAATTTTGCCAGATATTGACATCGAAAAAACTGAAGTATAGACCTCCAAAAATCAGGCGGTCCAGTTATGTGAGATTAGCCGGTCCAAGTATGTGAGACGGGACAATATTTCAAAGAGAACTGAAGTTCTACTGCGAAATATCACCTCTATCAGAGGAAAAAATCGAACAAAGGGTATGCCGGTGCCAACAGGCAATCTGGGTAAAATACCAAGATGGACGAGTGATTCAATTTATCCCAAGTCAAAAATACTCAGAATTTCATCCAATTGACTTCGAATCACTCCAAAAACTGGTCTCGCCGAACTATACATAGATATAATTAATTGTTAACGTCTCAAAGGTAAAATGATGGAGGCCTAAAGAAACGGTTCAATTCTCCCCGCCTCCACCATTCACGAATGAATCGTGAGTGAAATGTCCAACGGATGGATTAAGGAAATGAAAACAACAACTTGGTAGTTGTTAAGCCCTTTCCAGCCACTCGGTTCAGTTCCCGTGGACTCCCGTAAGTTCGCAGGACTTGCAACAACTTGTAGTAAACAGCGTGTAGTAAACATTTTGTTTACTACGGAAGGAGGATGGGAATGACAGCCATCGCGATGGCGAAAGCAAATGGAGTGGCTGTGTTGGTCACTGATTCAACAAAAGTTTGCGATGAACCAGGCAAAACCCTTAAAGTTTCAAAAATAGATGAAGTAATAAAAAATGTTGAATATGTCGGTTTCGGTGGAAGTGAGACAATTCGGTATGGCCACAATCAAATGCTTTGCTGGAGTCACTTTACTCAGCAGGCTCATGACTTAGAGTCATCCGCTTACATAGATCAAATTATTTTTGCGAGCAAAACGTATCAAGATGCAGTGACACTTGTTACTGGTAAGCCCGCAATGGCACCACTTGAATCACTGATCTTTGTCATAAATCAGAAAAAGGCATTTTTTTGGGACCTAAATTTATGCCCTACAAATTATTGGAAGCGCGCAAATTCCTCACCGAAATACTTATCTAATAACGAAATGATCGTTAGTTATTTTGGAAATCTCTCTCCTTCTATAAGTTGCACAAATGATCCAACATTTAGTGACCTTGAATCGGCAATCAAAGCGCAAGAACTATTCTATGCCTCGCGCGGCAAGAGCCATTTGTTTCCTTATCAAATGAAAAACTCAACTTTTTCGGCAGTAAAGTTGGGCAATAACGGAACTGAAGTCAAAAATCCGTTTCAATCATTTATTGAATTTATGGCTTCACACATGAACTGTTCCGATGCCGACAAAGTATTAGCTAATATGGCCAAATCCCCCAAGGGTTGGGATGATTAGAAACTACGGAAGTTCAATCGTGTACTTTTCCGCGAGTATTTCGCAAAGCAAGGTATAAGCAGCAGCTACCTTTTCGACCAACTCTGAAAATACATCCTTGAGATGCTTTCCAGTTGGACGATTTCCCAAATGAGCTACGCCCTTTTGACTTCGCATATCCCAAAGCTCTTTTAGCGAATCTTGAATCTCTTTTACAATGGCCTCATCTATTCCGACTTTACGCAGGCAATTTCCCAGCGTGTTGATGCTTCCCAAAGTTTTGTCGTAACAACCCAAGTACTTAGCAAGCTCCGAAAGATTGGCTCTCGCGAGAGTATCTACACAGCGATGCCAGCTTAATTGTCTCTGACTTCCACTCTTCCAAACCATTTGTTACGACCAAATTAAGACTATTTAGTACCCCATCGAAGTCCTTTATCGTGGGGGAAAATACAACATACTCTTTGTCATTTACCTTGAATGTCGGAACCCTCTTTACCAAAGCCTTGAGAGTATCAATGGGTTGAGCATCGGCCCACTTTCCCTCAAAGTCAGTTTTGAACGCACGATCGGAAAGTCCCGCTTTTGGCTTTTCATTAAACGATTTCCAATATAGTTGTTCGGAGTAAGGTAGGTGTCTTAAATAGCAGGGATAAGTTGAAACCTGCCCAGCATCATCTATATCGTAGGTTTGCAAATACCAACCGCCGATGCAGTTAATCGTTCGACTGGAAATCTCATATTTATCAGGATCAGCCTTATATTTAAGTAGTACATCAGGTTTGAAAAATGCTGGTGATGTTTCAAAAGGCAATTCCGATTCGGTGAAGTAGTTTGCGGTTGCGCCTGGCGCGCAGGAAACTTCAGTCACCTTCTTGTTTTTCCAATCATGAACTATGTAAGTGCAGTATTGTTCTTCCTGCTCTAGGTCCCGATCAGTAAAAACATCAAGTGCCTGCGCATCCGTAAGACTTTCCCCAATTATTTGAGATCCACGGGCAAAACTGCCGGATGGTGTTTTGGTTTTGTCATACATCAAAACTCGTCGAGCATGTACGTCCCCATCTCTAGCGATGGCCTCTTCACTTCTTGAATCTTCTTGAAATCCGAATATGTCCCGATTTCTGTGGATGTCGAACAATCTAACAAGTTTCTGCTTTGTGTAGTGTTCGTACACTTCTAACTTCCGTTTGCTGGCAAAGAAAACTTTTGTGCTGCCACGAACGACCATGAATAAGTGAGGCATGTATTCGCCATCCTCATTCATTGTACAAAAAGCATTTTCCGAATCTACCCAGTGACATTCAAGTGCATGAATCAATCGCTGACTGAATTCATAGTTCAGTCGATCGTCGTTCCTGCGTCGCGAAAATTCCCTATAATAATACAAAGCTTCAGCACCCTTAAAAAGTCACTTCTTGGATCTGCAAAAGGCTCCTCAACATCCACCCACTCTTTGTCACCAGAACCCCAGTGCGTAAAGCTCAGTGCTCGCGATGCCATCATTAGGTCCCAATCATTTAACGATGCCTGTTCAAGGCCATCAAACTTCACATTTGGAACAAAAACTGAATATAACGTCACACCTTTGGAGTGAATCAATACTGGAACAAATTCTTCTTTCGCAGTTCCTTTCAGAAATGAAAAGAAATCTTCAAACAATAACCAATCCTGGTATTTTTCGTTTTCAGTGGGGGGCGAATCTGCATACGCCAAGTACTTAAAAATATGATCTACGCTCATAGTGTCCTCAATATACTAACTAACGTATAATGATGGTAGCATGAAGGCAGAAGTAAAGAATAGGGCCTTTGCCCTCTATGTTCACGAGGGCAAGAGTCTTAGAAAGATCATTCAGGAAGTTCAAATATCGCGAAGCACAGTGGAGCAATGGTGTAAGAAAGAGGATTGGGTCACAAAGCGGCGTAAGCATTGGCAGGGTATTGCACAGAAAATTTGCGAGCAGCAATCAAACCAGCGAATCGGTAAGCAGGCTTCAATAGCTGGAAAACTCCACAAAATGGTTCAAATGATTCATGCCCAGCATATGGCTTTTTACGAAGGAAAATTACCTCGATCGGCGATCAAGTACAGCATCCGCGATTTGTGTCGGCTCGCTATTTCGGTCCACCAAATTGGTTTACACGAACTTCAATGTGCTGAAGGGGCTATTAATTTGAATCGTAAAAATTGAAAATTTAGGCATTTGAGTTTATATTCCCACCGTGGCCGATCATTTTGGCCGTGCGCGTTAGGCGAAAGTCAGGTGGGGTACAGTGGGCGCCAGTAAGCTCGTAAAACAGCTTGAGGGCCAATTATGGCATCCAGCCATCGGTTGGCAGGTTTTGAGGCGTTCAAAACGCTATCAAGCTGCTTTTGCGCGATTCAGCCAGGCCGCTGATGAGGTTGAAGGGCAAGGTGGACCGACTGACTTCGCGGTGGAGTTTGCCTCACTCGGTTGTGTGCCTGAAATTCAAAATGAGCGGCTAATTGATGCTGAAAAAACGGGCAGCACTCCAATGCGTGTGCGCGTACACGATGATGGTGCAGGCGCCAGTTTCCAAAGGGACCATTTCAGCCGATTTGCCGGTCCTATGGTCCTTTCTAAGGGCCGAAGTTTAGAGGGACCTTTGTAGATATATTGATCTGATATTTTTATTTTTAATTGCAGAACTCCTTCTAAAATGTCACTCCAATGGAGTTTCCGGTGACAAGTCGGTTTCGTTACGTTTTTAAGACCAGCGAGACTTCCCTAGAGGTCATAACAAACCTTGAATTCAAGCTCGAGTCATTGAACAACAGGCTCTTTATTGATTGCCTTCGTTTTAACTCTTGGTGGCCTGAATTTTCAAGTTCTTGATGCTCGGGAAGGCCTCTGGCTCCTTTTTCTCTTATCCACGAAATAGACCCGACTTGTTGCCTCTGTGTAATCTTTAAGAAAGGTCATTAGCGGCCGGACACGTCTCCCTTTCAATTCCAAATACACTTTGTCTACGAATTAATTTTTGTGGACACGGAACTCATTTGTCAAATTGCCAAAGGTCCCATTCCAAACCGGCAATAACGGTCCCCGGAGGACCGGCCAATCGGCCAAAAAGCTCCCAATGGAAACCGGCGCTTCCAGTTACTTAGCTTTGGCAACAGCTTATCGATTTTGTCAGTTAGTCCATAGTCCTTAAATATTGCTGCCACTAGACCTAGGTGACCAAATTCCTCTACTTCAGTAATGGGCTTATCACTCATGATGATCTCCGATGATTCATTTTGAAACTGTTTTTCATCGGAAGTTCGACTAAACTTTTGAAGGGATTTGAGTGTGATTATTAATTGGTCTTCACCTGAGAGTTCAACTGCAGAATGTCACTTATATAATCCTAGAACACATAGCCAACGCCAAACACAATAAAAGATGGCCGAAACATGACGTCTGCTAACGCCAACGGCGGAGTATTACCAAAATCATGTCTATAATCGGGAGTTACCGATGTTAAAGCGAAGCGATACCAAGAGGTTGCTTCATAAGCTAAATGCCAAGTTAAGCGATTCCTGACCCATTGATAGCCAACTGATGACCGCAACATATCAACATCGCCCGTCGCTTTTTCTTCAATAAAACGATTTTTCACGCCTACCTTAGAGGTTGAGAGTATACCAGAGAGGTACCAGGTATCCTCCTTAATTGATTCACCCAGAGCGTATTCAACACCTACGCCAATAGAATAGGCTGAAATGTTGTACTCACTTATGTCTATTTGTGAATCTGTATATTTCCAATAATCTCTGAGGAGATGATCTGATACAAAAGTCCCACCTTGAAGACCAAGGCGCAATTTCGGCGTAACATCACGATGCAAGCTCAATACGAGATTACCAGTTAGTCCGTCTGTGAGGCGCAGTCGAATTGAGTTTGCTTTATCTGGGGCGAACTGACTAATCTCGCTTTGAACGAGCTGGTTCGGCGCGGGCTCTTCCGCTGAAACAACTGTGGTAGATAGACCTAATAAGCAGCCGACCAATAATTTCTTATGCATTAAAATTCCTTCCCTTGCATCCCGGGAGCGCGGCCGGGTTGCCATGAGAAGGTCTCAAATAGGCCCGCACCCACACCTGGGATGGTCCTTAAATAACGCAACACATTATATTTGTCAACTGATATCGTTTAGGTAAGAAAACTGCAATAATCATACATGATCAGGCGCAGAATTTGAGGCTCTGAATACCCTCCCCGCCCGTTACGATTGTTACAATTTAGTCGGGTGAGCCGACACTCTCGAGTTAAGAGAAAATCTCAACTGGTTGATTTATTTGGCTTATAGCCATTTCTCCAGGCCTCCTCCGTGGCTCTCAAATTTGAAAGCCCGATCCGTCACATGGGGGCAATTCTCTCTTCGTGTTACGATTCTCGCAATGAAAGTGGAGGGGACACTACAGGTCTCTTGCAATATTTGAGAGTGACCTAATCAAAATAGGATCAGGCGCAAATTTTGAGGCCATATAGACTTCCCTCCACCCCTATTCCGATTGTTACAATTGTTCCGTCACAGACCAGGGGGCTGAACAGCTGGGACGAAGAGGAGGCTGATGACCGAGGACGCGACATCCTGGTCCAACCGCCCTAAGATGCTTTCTCAAGATATTGGATTAAGGCCTCGCGAATGAGCCTTTGATATTTTGTGTTCTTCAATTCTGCAAGATCCTTAAGTCTCCTCAAAAGATCATCTGATATCCGAAACGTAACCGTCTTATCTTTAGGGACAAATTGGAAATAATGAGAGAACGGCTTCCAGTCTCCATTTCTGATGAGATCTGAAAAATCCCTCTCAACAGGGTCACTCTTCACTCTTTTATTTACCTTTGCCTTTTTTACTTTTTCTTTTTCATTTAATGCCTCTATTTCCTTTTTTTTCGCGTATCTGGCACTAATTACACGAATCATAAATCGACCTTCAATTATCCGAAGCGTAAACACTCCTACCAAATACCTGCCATCATAAAGACCAAAAGCTACGTACCTATCTTCGGCCTCGCTGTGTTTATTATCAGGTGTAACCAACGGATCACTCAGAAAAAATGCCTCGATCATGGATATCGACAGGCCGTGCTTCTGACACTTCTTTTCGTTATGCTGATCCCAGTTGAAATAGCTAATCTTCACCATGCTAAGTATAGCAATGTACATGCAAAATGTAAATACAAAATGTCAATTTATTATTTCCTGGTAAATTCAGATGTTTATATGACGAAAGGACCCCTCAGTTGAACCCTAATCTAGGGTTCAACTGATCTATTGAAAGATCGATCTCCCCTCATGCCGCCGCAAATTCCATCTCTCGTCTCCAGACCATGGTCCTGCGACGAGAACGAAATTTCCTTTGAAAACCTGAGCTCAATTGATGAACTAAAATGATATTGGAGATTTGAAACAGTAATCTCAAGACCACAAGAGAGATGGTGTTGCTCTTTTGAGCTTGTTCGGGCCTTAGGCTTTGATTCATCTCATGTGCCTGAAGCTCCAGAAGACGCTTTCTGTGCTCGTTGTTCTCATTGGTCAGCTTGCGGGCCACTGACAGCCAGCCTTTTTGCATGAACACCTCAATTGCCAGATCGTTCTTCATCATCGTGGATTTGAGACCAGAGATCGTCTCTCTCAACACTTCGCCTTGGGCAATATTGCCCATCCCCTTCCCGATCACGTTGGAAGAAAAGGACCAGGACGAGTAGAGAAAGAGAAGTGCCAGCACTGTTTTGACCAGAATTTGACTCACCAGGTTTGAGGGTTTGAGAAAGGCAAACACGATCAAGAGTCCTTCAACCAAAAGGGCTGCAAGAATGGATTGTTCAAGATTTGAATTGTTTGACTGATAAAATTCAACCGCTTCACGGAGTAAAAAGTAAGTGATTCCAGCAATAAGGAGTATCTGGACCAGGAGGCCAAGAAATTCAAATTTGAAAGTTTGACTCCGAGGTTGACCGATTTGAGGACCACGTTGAATTTCAAACAAGGAGAGTTGGGATTCAACAATTGAGGGTTGAATTTCAGTCTTTCGCTTGAGCCGATGTTCTCTGATTCGCTCTTTGTTGCGAAGGTAATATTCCGAATTGTATTGCTTTCTGCAAAACTGACCCACCTTGCCTCCTTCCATGAAAACTGTATCCCTTTGTCCCCTACCCGATCCGGGGGTAGTTTTTTAAGATTTAGAGAGGCCCTCAACAATCTTGGCCATCACGAGCCTCTCATGAGAAACACTTCCGATCTTGACCAGTCCGTTTTCGGGAACAAGGGAAAGCTTCTCCCTCTCTGTCATGTGAGAGGCGATCTCCTGAGCTTTAGCTGTGAGCTTGTCCTGAGCCTGGCGCTTTTCGAGATCCGCCATCTCACGCCTTCTTTTTTCGTTGTTTTCCACCTGGACCTTGAGCTCGTTGACCAGATCTTCAGAAATATAGGCTCCAGAACGCCTGAGGATGCCCATCAGAAAGGCAAGCTTTGATCCACGGCTGCTGATCCCTCCGACATCTAAATCGTAAGCAAAAGCCTCCAGCGACTCCTGAACCTCTGATGCTGATAAGGTACCCAACTGGAAGAGTTGTTTGATCTGAGTTTGACCAAAACCGATGGCCTTCACATTCTCCGGTGTCTGAATCTGAAGCCAGTCTTCGGAGAGGTCCTGTCGCTTGGATTCAGGGCCGATAGTATTAGTAATATTCTTATTATTAATATCACTACTACTACTAGAGGGGGGTGTTTCAGAACTTGTTCCAGTGTTTGTTCCAGAAGTTTTTCGGTGTTCCGAAACAAAGTTTGAGAACTTTGTTTCGGAACTATAGTTATTTGTCACTCTGTATGACATGTATTCTCTGAGATCAGATTCCTTTGCTCGAATGATAATCTGAGATCCAGGACCTCTACCGAGGGATTGTATCGAAAAATAAGATTGTGGTGTCTTATTTAGCCTTTTAATTGTTGTTCTAACAGATTCCTTTTCTCCAGCAACTGAGGTGGAAAGTTGGTCATAAGTTGTTTTAATGGATTTTGTTTTATGTTTGAGACACTCGTCATAAATGAAGGTAATAATTCTTTTTTTAAGACCTATTAGCTTGGAGAAGTTTTTAGTGGGCTCTCCCGTTTTTTTAGTTAGATCAAGTACGTCTTCACTTGAGAGATCTATATTTTCTTCGAGATGAGGATTTTCTGGATAGTAGGACGGTAGTGGCCCAGAATTTTGTTTCGGAACTTGTTCCAGAACATTCTGTCTGTTCTGAAACTTTGTTTCGGAAATTTGTTTGGGAACTTGTTCCAGAATAGCCTGTTTGTTCTGAAACCTTGTTTCGGAACTTGATTCCTGAACTTTGTTAAGGTGATTCTGTTTGTTTTGGAACTGTGTTTCAGAATTGTGTTCTGAAACTGTGTTGCCGAACATTGTTTCGGAACTTTGTTCAGGAACAATGTTATGAGAATCTGTTTGCTTTATAAATTCAGAACTCACTTGTTCAGAATATGTTCCAAAACTATGTTCCGGAACTTTGTTCTCAAATGTTGTTTCGGAACTTTGTTCTGTAACATATGCTTGCTGGTTCGCTTGTTTTGTAGGCTCAGGAATTGTGCTGTCAAGATTTGTTCCAAAACTATGTTCCGGAACTTTGTTCTCAAATGTTGTTTCGGAACTTTGTTCTGTAACAATGCTCTCATTTTTTGTTTCTAAATTATCTTTAGAGGGCTCTCTTGAAAGATTAGGACCTTTGACTTCAGGACTCCTCGTATCAGCTGAAGGGGTTTCAAATACACGTCTACGCTTAACGAGATTACCTTTTGGAGTTTGGTCAAACGGATTATATTTGAGTGACATTTGTTGCCTCACTCTCTAGGATCTTGTCCCAAATAGTCTTTATTGCTTCATAGTAGTCATCGGCCAAAGCACTTGTTGGAGCATATTCAAAAATAGATTTTCGAAGAGTTAGAGACTCCTGGCCAGCCGAAGCTCTCCTTATTGGAGTAGGCAAAGCATTTTCAGGATACTGATTGAGGTACGAGCCATATATCTGCTGGCTTATTTTACTCTTGTCTAGCATAGTCGGAATCAGAAAATAATTGTCCCATTGAACGTGGACTGCCTCAGAAAATTCCTCGATATTTAGCGTGTGGTTTTTCAAGGCTTGATAGGATCCAAGTTCGCA from Bdellovibrionales bacterium encodes:
- a CDS encoding BrnT family toxin, with protein sequence MYIAILSMVKISYFNWDQHNEKKCQKHGLSISMIEAFFLSDPLVTPDNKHSEAEDRYVAFGLYDGRYLVGVFTLRIIEGRFMIRVISARYAKKKEIEALNEKEKVKKAKVNKRVKSDPVERDFSDLIRNGDWKPFSHYFQFVPKDKTVTFRISDDLLRRLKDLAELKNTKYQRLIREALIQYLEKAS
- a CDS encoding IS21 family transposase, with the translated sequence MKRKRNSILGRITVDRKIVEQFRAGQSASQISNQLSKGKGYVIKVRGLAVEYGFLEQISTEPKLFRSTDRKLPNYPEALFPIIDLRKSKPAEADALLDPHKNWILERLHLGWSPQTIFEEIPVSIPRASFYRYLERQHFQSDRLLRGSSPEIIHAPGECLQVDWAKALDVIDQDGRKRAIWAFIGILGHSRYTMVRVMDKCDFVTTVKAIQSMLFEVGGVPRKITSDNPKVFVNRASEHEPILNAGYERFASHTGFTIEALPPADPQKKGKVERTVQLVRRLFESFDLKEFSIEKAQSHIDLKMKIANCRKHGTHGEKPVEVFENQEQKTLRDLPQVPYEIETILNGFVRRDGYVRFLNKYYRVDLRLSGQSVTLIGNGEKLSIYCAGRLLEVYDVIKDKFQRQACKDHYKSSNETNLQNHAHYIKQAEAIGGNVARMIQIILSRGEGFVDTRVVWGILTLNKKYQNALIDKACASAIEISSISFRTVHSFLKMTPKVKMETENFNTTGGKFTRPMSEYRAHLRVVK
- a CDS encoding ATP-binding protein gives rise to the protein MSIETIRQQLTMLRLPSAAENLESVLAARKIKSDFSWLTTLFEHELNTRKENAIERRIKKATFPERRTLEQFNWSFNKRINREKIEELSSCKFVEENEIALLLGSPGTGKTHCAIALGMKAAALGHSVFCSSVKRLSAKIRMARERNTLDKLFKQILTSKLWILDDWGVVTMPRDVSEEIFDLFDRRKYNSAMILTSNRDVEEWPQVFSDPILANAAIDRMFEQAKIVVFEGPSYRMKGRIILPDIDIEKTEV